Within the Paracoccus liaowanqingii genome, the region ACGTCAGTTGTTTACTCTCGGAGAGAGCCAATGGACCTGAAAGACAAATTTGAGCTTGAGCTTCTACGAGTGATAACCACCCGCATCATCGCAGTTGTCGATGCGCAAGGCTACGGCTGGCGTGATGATTTGAGAGCGGGCGCAGCTAGCGATCCAATCCGCTTTCAAACGCATGCTCAGCCAGGACAAAATATCGAGGAGGCCTTGGAAGCCGCGTTCAAAGACGTTGCTATTCGACTTGGCTTTGAGCCGCAGGATCTTCCGACGCGTCACTAGGGAACGCACTCTGCCAATGCGGCGAACAGCCCCGCTGACAGCGGCGTGCCGATCACCACTGGCGCATCGATGTCCGTTTCAGCTTGTGCCAGATCTTCGAACCATCGTGGCCGGGCGACGACTCCTCCCAAAGTGCCGACCGGCCTATTAGGATAGTAGGCCCACCAGTTGCTCTAGCAGCGTATCTTTTTTGGTAAGCAGTTTGCCCTTACCATCGTGCTAGGTTTCTCAGGAACCCGTTGCCCCTTGTGGAAGCTCTCAACGGCAGCACCGCAAACGCGGACATCGACCTCTTGCTGGATCAGCCCGAACGGCCCCAAATACTACAAGCTGTCGACCTCGACGTGATAGTCGGGCGCCACGCGGGCCTGCTTCCAGCAGGCGAACCTGTAAGGCTCCGTCGGCAACGGCGCCAGGTTCGGGACATATGAAAACGAATAGTAAAGCTTACTTTAGTTGGTAAAGTGCGCAAAAAGGTTCTACTCATCGAACTTGACAACCTGGAGTTGCCGGTAACTGATGGCTTTATCGGCTTGATAAGGATGTGGCTGTGACCAATTTCGGAGGCGGAATGATTGGAGATAATTCTCTCGAGAGGGAAGGGTCATATGCTTTGGGAGTAAGGGGATGAATGGTTCAGCTGCGTTCGAACAGTCTGACTGGCTAAACCTCTCAGGCGCAGATCAAGACACCCTACGCATCTGGTTGCAAGCAACAACAGATCTTCTGCCACTTGCGAAGGCAGCTGGAGTTGACCAAAAAAGCAAAGCTTCCATGATTTCTCAAGGGCTGGCATTTGAAGATAACCATGCATTTTACGGCTACAGCTTGAACCTTACCGATAAAGGATGGCTGGCAATTGAATGGGTTATACCAACAGCCCTAAGCTCTGACTCACGGGATTCCCTTCGACCTGAAAATCTGAATCATTGCCATCAAGAGATGGAGGTTCTGATGGCGATTGAGATCACTCGAACGGATATGTCGACAAGTGAGCTTCGGGCGGCGGCGGCGCGCACAAAGGATGCAAAAGCGGTGCGGCGGATTTTGGCGATCGCTCTTGTTCTGGAGGGCGCGGATCGCAAGACGGCGGCGGAGGCCTGCGGCATGGACCGGCAGACCCTGCGCGATTGGGTTCATCGCTACAACGCCGAGGGGATCACCGGTCTGTCGAACCGGTATTGGGCAGGCCCGACGCCGCTCCTGAACTCTGAGCAGAAAGCGGAACTTGCCCGGATGGTCCGTGAAGGGCCTGACCTTGAGGCCGATGGGGTGGTCCGCTGGCGCTGCGTCGATCTCAAGCGCAAGATCGAAGATCGCTTCGGCGTGGTCATGCACGAGCGGACGGTCGGCAAGCAGCTGGCAGCCCTTGGCTTCCGCCGCCTTTCAGTGCGCCCACAGCACCCCAGATCCGACCCGTTGGCACAGGAGGCATTTAAAAAAACTTTGCCGCTACGGTAAAGGCCGCCCTGCCGGAGACGGCGCACGGGAAGCCATTGGAGGTGTGGTTTCAGGATGAAGCACGCGTAGGTCAACAGGGGACGCTCACCCGGACCTGGGCCGAGTGCGGAACCCGGCCTCGTGCGCCGCGCGACACCCGCTACAAATGGGCCTATATCTTCGGCGCCGTCTGTCCATCGCGCGCCACGACCGCGGCACTTGTCATGCCACGTGCCGATACCTCGGCCATGAACGCTCATCTCGCTGAAATCGCGAAAACCGTCGCGTCGGGCGCCCATGCCGTGCTCGTGATGGACGGCGCCGGCTGGCATAACTCCAGCGCTCTGCGCATCCCCGACAACATCACCATCGTGACGCTTCCGCCCTATGCGCCAGAGCTGAATCCGGTTGAGAACATCTGGGCCTATCTGCGCGCAAACTGCCTCGCCATCACCGTCTTTGACACCTACGCAGACATTGTCGACCGATGCTGCAGCGCATGGAACGCCTTCGCAAACGACCCCGAGCGCGTCCGATCGATTGCCACGCGTGAATACGCAAAAGGGGTCAGTGCTTAGGGCCGTTGGTATTAGCCGCAACGATATTGTTGTTCCACTCTACGGGACTTTGGAGACCCAACCCCAATCATCGGTGCTTTCTATATAAACTACCATGGCGATAATTGGTTCAGGCTGAACAACGCTGCCCGTGGGCGAGATAGCCATTAGCTGTCCTGATCACTCGGAAGATGGCGGTCAGAATGAGGGCCAACAAAGCCCTGAGGTGGGCCAGGATCTTGCGGATGTTGTGGCCGCAGCCGCAGAGCACGGCAAAGATGGCGTCGCCGAACGTGCCTTTCAGCGGGCAGCGCGATAAGCGTCCGTCTGTTTTCATGTGTCCGATCTCGGGCTCGATGGCGCTGCGTCGCCTCAGCAGCGCTTTCAGCTTCGGCGTCAGGCCGCGGCGGGTGCCGCTGATCAGGACCTTCGTTCCCGATACCCCATGGCCGCGATACCCGCGGTCCACGACGGCCAGATCCGGGATCTGGCCGGTCAGGATCGCAATCTGCTCCAGGGCTTCGGGCAATGTGTGGCCATCGTAGGGATTTCCCGGCAAGGCGCGCATGCCCACGACGAAGCCCTCGTCGATGGTGGTGGCCAGACTGACCTTGGTGCCGAACTCGTAGCGCTTGCGGGCTTTGCCCTTTGAGATGCAATCGACCTCGGGCTCATGCAGGGCGTAGATCTTGCTGCGGCTTTTTGGAGATTGATGGAGCAAACGACCGACGAGCACGAGGGTGTCCAGAACCCGTCCCCGGAAGGGCCCCTCCGCAATCCCGTCCAACTGCCGGCGGATATCCCTCAGGACACGACCGGCGTATCCCTTCAGCTGTTTCAGAGCCTTGCCCATGCGTTTGAACTGCCGGGCATGGGCGTAACGCCCGATCTGCACGGCCAGGCGCGGTGCGAGACGATTGTAGTTCTGCCGCAACGTGATCCCGCCCTCGCCGGCGAGGGCGACAAGCTTGCCGCGTGCCTTCTTATACAAGCGCGCATCGGTCGGGTGGGCGATGTTCTTTTCCATCACCGTCGTATCCACGGCGATGCGCGACAGGCTGCGATCCTTCACCGCCCCTGAGCTGCGCCCTGCCTCTATCGTCTTGGTCAGCAGCCACTCGGCCCCTTCCTCTCCGATCCGCTTGCGCCACCGGGTCAGGGAAGACGGGTCAATCGGCAGGCGGTGCTGGAAGAAGACCTCGCCAGTGAAATGCTGGTAGTAGGGGTTCTCAACCCAACGGGCGACGACAGCTTCGTCAGACAACCGATAGGCATGCTGAAGATACAGCAGGCCCGCCACCAGCCGCGGCGAGGTTGCCGGCCGCCCTGTCGGGGAGGGAAAGAAACCCGCCCATTCGGTCTCGAAGAACTCCCAGTCAATCAGCGCGGCGAGTTTCGCCAGTTCATGGCGCAGATCGATCATCTCGGTCAGACGGGGACGCAGGAGATCATCCTGTTCTTCAGCGCGCGGACGAGGCTTCATCACAGCTCCGGAATTCGCAAGGTTTCGAATACCAACATACGAAACCTTGCAATTCCCCGCTAACGTTTTGAGAGGATAAGCGATCAAATCTAGACAGTTAAATGTTGTTCAGGCCGGTCTAATTGATTATTAATAGCATATTTAATAGAAATAACTTCTGCGTGTCTTACACGCGGGACCGAAGACAAAGCCGGATTCTGCTTTTGCCTTGCGCCTTCATGAGGATGTGAAAGCTCATGGAGCATCTTCGCCATGACTGGTTCCAGCAATCGTGGCCGAGTTGCCACCTCACATCTGCTGATCAGCGAAGCGTTGCCTCAGCCATTCCGGCAGGGATACCGACAGTTCGGTGTTGTCGAACCGACCATCCGTCGCCTGTTCAAGCATTTTGCGGATCGACTTGCCTTGCGCACCGAGCACCTTGGACGGCCAGTTTGGCTTTGTGGCCTCCCAAGCAGTCAGATAGCCGTCTGCCCATATGGGGATGAGCGGGATCTCGGTGGGGATCAAAGCCAAGTCATCCGCCGCCCGCATCTTCGAGACGGTGTCATTGTAGCGCAGCATGAGGAGTTCGACAAAGCACGACAGCTTCTTGTCAGTCTTTAGGTTGAACGCGACAAGATTGAGGAGAGGGCTGAGCCAGTCAAGAGGCTCGACAAAAAGCGGCGCCGTGCAGACCCCGGTGAGGTAGCCGTCGAGCCAGGGCTCGGTCAGCCCGGCCGGACGCAGCAGTTTTGCCAGCTCGTCCTTCTTCTCGGCCGCGAAGGCGGGCGCCGGGAAGTTTGCTGGCACCATGGACGATGAGACGAAAGGCCCCTCCACGTCGGGGTCAAGCAGTCCGCTTGGACCATCCTTCCGGTCAATCCAGACCAGGATGGATTGATCGCAGATGAATTTCATGACCGGGATTTTCTTCAGATCCCGCCCGTTCATCAGCGCGGCAGCGACAGCAATGAATTCCTCCGCGTCGTCGGTTCCGGCTGCGCTGAGCAACAGCGCATTGCGGGCGATGATGGCGGCCCATTGCACACGGCGAGCTTCCAGCACACTCCACATGCTTCGGGTCAAGGCAGTGTGGGATCTTGCGCTCTCCAGTCCGGCGACCGTCTCGTCGCTGTCCTCGAACCAGCTCGCCAGCATCCGATACTGGTCCGGCCAATACTGGCTGGCCGTGATCAGACGACCGCGCGATTGGACGGGCAAGCCTGCGATGCGACCTTCGGGATCGGCTAACTCCAGGATTGCCTCGACCGAAGACGGAAGAGGGCGCAATCCGGCGAGGCCGCAGGACTGGACTACATCCACGAGCCCCGGTACGGGGGCGAGGGCTGCCTCAAGGCCCTCGGCCAATGCGAGGCCAATCGCCTCCGCCATGTACGCGGGTGAAACATCAAAGGCCTCGATCTCGTCCGTGATCCGGGCCATGATAGCGCGCTGCTCGGTAGCGCTGTCGCAGGGCATGACATAGGCATCCTTAACGCCGAACCCTTGTTTCAGCAGCACCACGGCAACGCTGCGGGAACTCCCCGTCTGAACTGTCGCCGCCATGCTCTGCGCCCCCGAGCCATCAACCAGACTTGCGACAATCCGATGCAGCTTGCGCTCGGGCTCGCTGATGGCTCTTGCTATCCCTTTGCGCATGGCATCACGAACAAGCCCATCCAGGCGGTCGCGCAGCACAGCATCTGCCATCCAGCTTCGCAGGATCGTGAGGCGGGCCAGCACCTCTGCAGAAAGCTGCCCGGAAGCAAGTCGATCGGCCAAGCCCTCCACCGCGCCGGATCGGATGTCTGCACTGGCGTCGAGCAGCCAGGCGCAGCCAAGTTCGGCGTAGATTTCCGGCGGGCGCCCCACGGCGACCCGGACCAATGCCTGGCGTGCCCCGGGCGGCATGATGGGGAGCATCTCGGCAAACATCGCGTGGAGAGCCGAACCGCCACCGTCCTCCCGGATCAACGGGCCAACCAGGCTGTCGAGCAGGGAGTCAAAATCAGCTGGATCTTGGCTGTCCCCAATGACCTCGTTGAAAGCATCCTCCCGCGAGGCGAGGCTTTCAGGCGGCGTCAGGCTGGCGCGCACCCATGCTCCCGATACTGCCAGACGGCCTCTAAACGTTAAACTGCCTGTTACAACCAGCATGCCCAGATGGGTTTCGAGGCTATCAATGAAGAGCTTACCCTGCTGCTGCCCGTTCTCCCGCGCTATTCTGGCCTCGTCTAGAGCAGCACCGAGCAGGTGACTCATACGCTCCTCGGCAACGCCGACCGAAGAGATGCTGGCCAGTGCCCCCAGCAATCCCGCCGCATCCGCAGGTGCCCTTAAAAGTACCCGCCCGAACCGTGTCAGCGTTTCCGGCTGCACCTTCGGAGTGGTGTTCTGAGCAAGGTCGGTGAGCATGGTCTTGACAGAGCTGGGCAGCATGGGGGTCCCAAGTAAGCTAAAGGCAGACCATGTTAATTCTGCATCGACTCATGCTGCAGCGCAAGCGGAGGGAGATCGCTTGAGGTGGTGCGCCACCGATACACCAGACGCCGTCCTATCCTGGCAACGTGTGGCCCGGCCGCGGCGTGCGATTAGACCGGATGTGGGTCTCGCCGGCTAGCGCTGCACCGTTTGCGACCTATGCCCGTCACAATCCGGTTCTAAAATTGGTCGATCAGCGCCTCTTGGCGCCCGGCAAACCCCACAAGGTCGTTATCGCCGCCATCGCAAACGCAGTCCTCAAATCAGACATCCTTTGGCAAGCGAAGCCAAGGGTTTGGACAAATTTACTATGAAGCGGCGGTCACGAGGCGCGTCAGCACTGACTTGAGTTCCACTCGATCGGTCGGTTTCGGCAGGATCATCGCCGCCTTGAAGCGAGGGGGCAGTTCGGAGGCATCGACATATCCTGTACAGAAGGCGAACGGGACGTTCATTCCGGCAAGCTTGTCAGCGACTGCGAAGCTGACATCGCTCTCCCCGAGGCTCACGTCGAGAAGGGCCGCCTCGGGGCGTGAGTCAGAGATCAGACGCATCGCCGCCTCGACCGATGAGGCCGGACCCAGCACCTTGCATCCCGCATCAAGTAGCATTGACTCCATTTCCATGGCGATCAGGGCCTCGTCCTCGACGAGCAACACCACAGCGCCAGCCAGGGCTGCTGGGGACGCAGTCGGCGGACGAGGGCTGCGCGGCGGGGCTTCAGGGATGATGCCCTTGCCCGCCGGTACTCGGATCACGCAGAGCAGTCCCGTTTCGCGCCATTCAAACTCGATCTCTCCCCCCAGCTGTTCAATGGAGCTGCTGATGAGGGCCGATCCGAACCCCTTGGAAACGGGGTGCGCCACGCTCGGCCCGCCGGTTTCGCTCCACGTCAGTCGAAGCAGGGACTGATCAGTCGCATTTGCCTCGAGGGTCCAGTCGAGTTCCACTCGACCCTCGGGCATAGAGAAAGCGCCATATTTCGCGGCATTGGTTGCAAGTTCATGCAGAACCAGACTTAGGGGCTGGGCACTTGCCGGCGGCAAGCGCAGCGCAGGGCCGGCCAGCCGGGATATCATGTTCTTCCCCGCAAAAGCTGCCAACTCCTGATCCACCAGTTCCTTCAGGTTGATGGCGTCCCACCGCGACTTCGACAACAGGCCATGCACGCGGGCAAGTGCTTGGATGCGTCCGGTCACGGCCTTGCGGAAGCTCACGGGATCCTCGCTTCTGCTTAGATTTACAAGGGACTGAATGATGGCCAGCATGTTCTTGGCGCGATGATCCACCTCGCGGGTCAACAACCGCTCGCGTTCCTCGGCCTCTCGCCGCTTGGTCACGTCCCTGGTGACCCCGACGATCCCGATAACATGATTGTCCTCATCGCGCAGCGGTGCCTTGACCGAACGATAGTGTCGAATGCCGCCTTCCGGGCCGACATAACTTTCGTCGATATCGAGGGTCTGACCGGTGTCGATGACATGCCGGTCATGGGCCATGATGGCGCGGGCCTGTGCCTCGTCGGGGGCATAATCAAGATCCGTAAGTCCAAGGATCTCTTCGGGAGGCCGACCTACTGCCTGCTGCACGGCCGCGTTCACATAGAGGATCCGCCCGCTGTTGTCTTTGGCGTAGATCAGGTCCGGAGTCGAATCCCCGATCAGACCAAGCAACGCCGATGTCTGTCGCAGCTCGTCGCTGGTTCGCTTGAGTTCGTCAACATCTGTGCAGGTTCCCATCCAGCGAACGATCGCCCCCGTGTCGTCGCGCACGGGCAGAGCACGTCCCAAGGTCCAGCGGTACACGCCGCTGTGGTGACGCAGGCGATACTCGATCTCGTAGGCATCGCCAGTGTTAAGACTGAGTTGCCACCTGGACCTTGCACGCTCCTGATCCTCAGGATGGAACATGTCGTTCCAGCCCTCGCCATCGGTTGTTCCCTTCGGGACACCCGTGAATTCGTACCAGCGGTCATTGTAGAAATCGTGATACCCGTCGGGGCGTGTCGACCATACCATCTGCGGTATAGCATTCAGGATCAGGCGCTGTTGCTCCTCGGCAAGCTCTGAACTCTCCACCCGTGCCTTGGACATCTTGCCTGCCTGCTTCATATTCTCCCACCCACCGTCTGATTTCGTCCCGAACCGCATTGTCAATGAACCACTCCGCTCGGATGGTTACCGATGCGGGACAGCCCGCCGGGGCTTGCTGTGGCATCCGAGCATGAACGGCGGCACGCGCGGGCCTTGTTCCATCGTTTCGCATGATCACAGTGCTGCCGATCGCTTATCAGGTACCCGCAGGAATACCGACTGTATTTAGAGCCCTCGTGCTGAACAGGCGCGTCCATTTATGCGCAGCACCTTACTGAGCTACCCCCATCCTTGGACAGATTTCGCGCTGCTTTACTACTGTCTGCACCTGCTCATCCGTTTGGATATTGATGAAACAAACCACAGCAAGCGGCTGCCCGCCATGGGAAGTGAGAAGCCGCTTGTGATCGAAGACGCCAATCCCGCGTCTGACAGCGGCCTCGGCCTGTGATCCGATTTTCCACCATTGATCGATCATCATCGGATGCCCACCATCTACGGCGGCCAATTCCGAAACTGTGCGCGCGTCCTTAACAGTTTCCAGAGCCACGCGCGCTGCTACGCGCAAAGGCGATCAATGCCACAATAAGGCTGTGACACCCTAATAAGCTGAACGGCGTGTCGTCGCACGATGCCTGCTTGCGGCCATGCTTCGGGTCCACTCCGGAAACCCTTTAGAGGCGTGCAGCCAGAATACCTCAGGATCCAGTCCGGCGTTTGTAAGCAAGGAGTCCTTAAAGGCTGTCCTGCGCCGTAACCACCGCTCGGCTTCTCCGCGCGCTAAGACCTCGGCTTTTTCCATCCCTTGAGAGTTCGCATCAGTTAAAAGTTGGAAGATGATGGCGCAGTTGAGTGCCGGATATCCATGCATTCATCTTCTCCTTTTAATTGTTTTCAGGTGAGCATACACAACCTTTTAAACTGCGCAACTTGGGTGGTGGCCGGGTGGAACTTACGGGCTGCTTTTGCGACTGACCGGACATGATGGCGCGTTGCACGGCGAGCGGGGATCTGTACTTGGAGACGACGCTGGAATGCGAATTTGTGTTACTGGGGCAATTGGCTTCGTCGGCTCTGCTATTGTTTTTGAGTTGCTCGGCGCCGGGCATCACGTCATTGGACCCGCCCGAACTGACGCGGCAGTCGCCGCCCTTCGTGATTCGGGCGCAGTGGCGCAGCAAGGCGCCCTTGATGGCCCAGACAGACTGCGCCGCGGCGTGGAGCTTGCGGATGGCGTCATTCATGCGGCGTTCGATCATGACTCCTCGCGGTTTGGCGAAAGCTGCGAAGCGGATCTCTGGACAATTGAGGTGATTGGCCAGGTAATGGCCCGGAGCGGACAAGCTGATGATCATGCAGCTGCATCGTCACGGACGAGGACATCGCACCGTCCGCGGGGCAAGGCACGCCTTGGGTGCCGGAACGGTCGCGACCCTGTTCGACACGCTCATGGTTGGGATCGCCCCATCGGCGCGGGATGGCGCCCGCTGCGAGGAACGTGAAATGGCCAAAGGGTTGGCTGCGATAAGCGGGAGCCCCCCTTCCCAGCAGGACAATAATGTCCTCGATCATGCGAACCATTTTGCATCCTCGCGCTCAGCCGTCTCAGCGGGTCGAGTGCCAGCTTGGTTTGTCCCGCATCGCAGACCTCAAGACGCCGTCGCCGATTGGCGGCCTTGCGGGCCCAAGCTTTCGTTCACGAAATCTGCACGTGCCGCCACTGGGCTCCCAAAAATGATACAGACCAGCCATACTCCGGACCTGAGCTGCAATGTCGTCAGATCGGCAGCTCCGACGTGGCCTTCTCCGTCGAGACCACGATGGACGTTCGAAATTTCCGGACGTTCTTGTCCGCGAAGAAAAAACGGTGCGTGAACGCCTCGTAGTCTCCAATATCCTGCGCCATCACGATGAGGATGAAGTCAGCATCCCCGGCAATGCAATAGAAATGGGTGACCTGCCGATCCTCCCGTGCCTTGCGCTTGAAGGCGTCAATCTGGTCGACACGATCCCGCTCAAGCTCGACCGCCACGATGGCAGTGATGCCCAGTCCCAGGGGCTTGGGATCCAGGATGGCGACCTCGCGCCGGATCACTCCTGCGTCCCGCAGCAGGCGCATGCGCCGCTGTACGGACGCAGTCGAGATGCCGGTCGTCTCGGCAAGTGACTGAATCGACGTTTTTGCGTTCTGCTGCACCTGATCCAGTAACTTGCGATCTATCGCATCCATGATCTCATCCCGCCGTTTTCTCGTCATTGCTGACACGATCGGATCATCTTATTGGAGATGTCTGTATATTTAACATCACAGCATGTTCGTATGCTGCAAGTCATGAAACACGGTGCTTTAGCAATTCTTCCTCTGGCTCTTGGTGCAGCCGTCTACGGTTTCGCCTTCGGACTGCTGGCCGCGCAGGTTGGCTTTCCCTGGTGGGGGGTGGGCCTGATGAGCGCGTCCGTCCATGCGGGCTCATCGCAGATCGTCGCCGTAGAGCAGTTCGCCACGTCCGGGACGGTCTTGGGCGCTGTGTTGGCCGGGGCCGCCCTCAATCTGCGCTACATCGGTATCATCGCCTCACTGTCGGATGTGCTGGACGGGCTGTCGCTGCGCGCGAAGCTGCTCGCCATCCACATCACAGGAGATGAGAACTGGGCCCTGACCATGGCGGAGCGCGCGAAGTCACCGGATGTGGGCGCGGCGTTTCTGATGGGATCGGGCCTTGTGATGATCTCCGTCTGGACAGCATCGACCGCGGCAGGTGCGATGCTTGGGGCGGTGCTTCCCGACCTTGAGCGCTTTGGCCTTGGCTTTGCGTTCACGGCCGCCTTCATCGCCATGGCGAGGGGGCTTTGGCGAGGGCACTCACAATTCCTGCCATGGGCTGTCGCGGCCGGGGTCACGGTGACTGTCGTATCTCTGGGTTTGCCCAAAGCCTATGGGATCATTGCAGGCGCGCTCATGGGGCTGGCAGCCTGCGCCCTCCTGCGTCGCCGCAAAGCAGTCATCGGATGAGCGAAACGTCTTGGGCTGTAATCGTTCTGTTGGCCGTCGCGGCATTCTCCATCCGTGTCGCGGGACTGGTTGCAGGAGGCCGCATTCGGGCATCACGACAGGCCTGGATGCTGGAGGACCTGCCAGGGCTGATCGTGGTCAGCTTGGTGGCATCTTCGCTGGCCGGACAATCATCTTCTGCCTGGATTGCCGCCGGGGTGGCACTTGGCGTCGCCGTCATGACGAACCACGTTATCGCGACCATGGCCGTAGGCGTGGCGGCCTACGCAGGGCTGGCGTGGCTAGGCGTGTAGCTGCATGACCGGAGAGAGCCACCAGCGACATCCGCGCTAAGTGGCCGGCCCTCGGCTGTCGTTCAGGTTGTCGGCCGTGCCGCGGTGCGGCTTCTCGAAAGCGCCCC harbors:
- a CDS encoding UPF0149 family protein, which codes for MARITDEIEAFDVSPAYMAEAIGLALAEGLEAALAPVPGLVDVVQSCGLAGLRPLPSSVEAILELADPEGRIAGLPVQSRGRLITASQYWPDQYRMLASWFEDSDETVAGLESARSHTALTRSMWSVLEARRVQWAAIIARNALLLSAAGTDDAEEFIAVAAALMNGRDLKKIPVMKFICDQSILVWIDRKDGPSGLLDPDVEGPFVSSSMVPANFPAPAFAAEKKDELAKLLRPAGLTEPWLDGYLTGVCTAPLFVEPLDWLSPLLNLVAFNLKTDKKLSCFVELLMLRYNDTVSKMRAADDLALIPTEIPLIPIWADGYLTAWEATKPNWPSKVLGAQGKSIRKMLEQATDGRFDNTELSVSLPEWLRQRFADQQM
- a CDS encoding IS5 family transposase gives rise to the protein MKPRPRAEEQDDLLRPRLTEMIDLRHELAKLAALIDWEFFETEWAGFFPSPTGRPATSPRLVAGLLYLQHAYRLSDEAVVARWVENPYYQHFTGEVFFQHRLPIDPSSLTRWRKRIGEEGAEWLLTKTIEAGRSSGAVKDRSLSRIAVDTTVMEKNIAHPTDARLYKKARGKLVALAGEGGITLRQNYNRLAPRLAVQIGRYAHARQFKRMGKALKQLKGYAGRVLRDIRRQLDGIAEGPFRGRVLDTLVLVGRLLHQSPKSRSKIYALHEPEVDCISKGKARKRYEFGTKVSLATTIDEGFVVGMRALPGNPYDGHTLPEALEQIAILTGQIPDLAVVDRGYRGHGVSGTKVLISGTRRGLTPKLKALLRRRSAIEPEIGHMKTDGRLSRCPLKGTFGDAIFAVLCGCGHNIRKILAHLRALLALILTAIFRVIRTANGYLAHGQRCSA
- a CDS encoding NAD-dependent epimerase/dehydratase family protein produces the protein MRICVTGAIGFVGSAIVFELLGAGHHVIGPARTDAAVAALRDSGAVAQQGALDGPDRLRRGVELADGVIHAAFDHDSSRFGESCEADLWTIEVIGQVMARSGQADDHAAASSRTRTSHRPRGKARLGCRNGRDPVRHAHGWDRPIGAGWRPLRGT
- a CDS encoding AzlD domain-containing protein produces the protein MSETSWAVIVLLAVAAFSIRVAGLVAGGRIRASRQAWMLEDLPGLIVVSLVASSLAGQSSSAWIAAGVALGVAVMTNHVIATMAVGVAAYAGLAWLGV
- a CDS encoding Lrp/AsnC family transcriptional regulator encodes the protein MDAIDRKLLDQVQQNAKTSIQSLAETTGISTASVQRRMRLLRDAGVIRREVAILDPKPLGLGITAIVAVELERDRVDQIDAFKRKAREDRQVTHFYCIAGDADFILIVMAQDIGDYEAFTHRFFFADKNVRKFRTSIVVSTEKATSELPI
- a CDS encoding IS630 family transposase (programmed frameshift) — its product is MMAIEITRTDMSTSELRAAAARTKDAKAVRRILAIALVLEGADRKTAAEACGMDRQTLRDWVHRYNAEGITGLSNRYWAGPTPLLNSEQKAELARMVREGPDLEADGVVRWRCVDLKRKIEDRFGVVMHERTVGKQLAALGFRRLSVRPQHPRSDPLAQEAFKKNFAATVKAALPETAHGKPLEVWFQDEARVGQQGTLTRTWAECGTRPRAPRDTRYKWAYIFGAVCPSRATTAALVMPRADTSAMNAHLAEIAKTVASGAHAVLVMDGAGWHNSSALRIPDNITIVTLPPYAPELNPVENIWAYLRANCLAITVFDTYADIVDRCCSAWNAFANDPERVRSIATREYAKGVSA
- a CDS encoding AzlC family ABC transporter permease, which gives rise to MLQVMKHGALAILPLALGAAVYGFAFGLLAAQVGFPWWGVGLMSASVHAGSSQIVAVEQFATSGTVLGAVLAGAALNLRYIGIIASLSDVLDGLSLRAKLLAIHITGDENWALTMAERAKSPDVGAAFLMGSGLVMISVWTASTAAGAMLGAVLPDLERFGLGFAFTAAFIAMARGLWRGHSQFLPWAVAAGVTVTVVSLGLPKAYGIIAGALMGLAACALLRRRKAVIG
- a CDS encoding PAS domain-containing protein encodes the protein MSKARVESSELAEEQQRLILNAIPQMVWSTRPDGYHDFYNDRWYEFTGVPKGTTDGEGWNDMFHPEDQERARSRWQLSLNTGDAYEIEYRLRHHSGVYRWTLGRALPVRDDTGAIVRWMGTCTDVDELKRTSDELRQTSALLGLIGDSTPDLIYAKDNSGRILYVNAAVQQAVGRPPEEILGLTDLDYAPDEAQARAIMAHDRHVIDTGQTLDIDESYVGPEGGIRHYRSVKAPLRDEDNHVIGIVGVTRDVTKRREAEERERLLTREVDHRAKNMLAIIQSLVNLSRSEDPVSFRKAVTGRIQALARVHGLLSKSRWDAINLKELVDQELAAFAGKNMISRLAGPALRLPPASAQPLSLVLHELATNAAKYGAFSMPEGRVELDWTLEANATDQSLLRLTWSETGGPSVAHPVSKGFGSALISSSIEQLGGEIEFEWRETGLLCVIRVPAGKGIIPEAPPRSPRPPTASPAALAGAVVLLVEDEALIAMEMESMLLDAGCKVLGPASSVEAAMRLISDSRPEAALLDVSLGESDVSFAVADKLAGMNVPFAFCTGYVDASELPPRFKAAMILPKPTDRVELKSVLTRLVTAAS